In one window of Leguminivora glycinivorella isolate SPB_JAAS2020 chromosome 10, LegGlyc_1.1, whole genome shotgun sequence DNA:
- the LOC125230057 gene encoding zinc finger protein 431-like isoform X1 encodes MSTHRESRQLNKDVFSGFINQQKSKFKRLRKKCTGNEPYRCRKCSFASDSKGGLKIHQLGHGEKKYKCDQCNYQTARKYSHVRHMNTHLKSYLCSQCSYAATSKQDLISHKTIHRKKDRKYKCDYCGYATAKRSVLICHIRIHTGEKPFDCKQCSYTTTTNSNLINHIKNHGEKLYKCGQCNFATAHKQSMKGHKVKHSGVKPYKCDLCGFATAFKTIFASHILTHSDEKIYKCSQCSYVSADRDSLRIHIKVHNGKKPYKCDQCNYATVGHTFLLDHIMTHSDESRHDGEKRYKCDECDYAAIHESSLLRHKKRHKGAKVCKNPTETFGPLADKTCVKLETVPVSFEGSLDSQNKMAMKIKKEELDCATASKDNSSSNNTDSDGKLYKCSKCSYTSADKQNLRTHTMSHSKKPYKCDQCSFASVGRNSLLDHMMTHW; translated from the exons ATGAGTACTCACAGAGAGTCTCGCCAGTTGAACAAAGATGTCTTTTCTGGatttataaatcaacaaaaatctaaatttaaaCGGCTCAGAAAGAAATGCACTGGTAATGAACCTTACAGATGTAGGAAATGTAGTTTTGCCAGTGACTCGAAAGGTGGTTTAAAAATTCACCAACTGGGTCATGGCGAGAAAAAGTACAAATGTGACCAGTGTAATTACCAGACTGCCAGAAAGTACTCGCATGTAAGGCATATGAACACACATTTAAAGAGTTACTTATGTAGTCAGTGTAGTTATGCTGCTACCTCTAAACAGGATTTAATCAGTCACAAAACTATTCATAGGAAAAAAGACAGGAAGTACAAATGTGACTATTGCGGTTACGCGACTGCTAAAAGGTCAGTCTTAATATGCCATATAAGGATACACACTGGTGAAAAACCCTTCGATTGTAAACAATGTAGTTACACCACAACCACCAATTCAAATTTAATTAATCATATAAAAAACCATGGAGAGAAGCTTTACAAATGCGGTCAATGTAATTTTGCTACCGCGCACAAACAAAGTATGAAAGGTCATAAAGTGAAACACTCTGGTGTAAAACCGTACAAATGTGACTTATGTGGTTTTGCTACTGCGTTCAAGACCATATTCGCATCGCATATACTGACGCATTCtgatgaaaaaatatacaaatgcaGCCAGTGTAGTTACGTAAGCGCTGACAGAGATAGTTTACGAATTCATATTAAGGTACACAATGGTAAGAAGCCTTACAAATGTGATCAATGTAACTATGCAACTGTAGGACATACTTTTCTGCTTGATCATATAATGACACACAGTGATGAAAGCCGACACGATGGTGAAAAACGATACAAATGTGATGAATGTGATTATGCTGCTATCCATGAAAGTTCTTTACTGAGGCATAAGAAGAGGCACAAGGGAGCAAAAGTCTGTAAAAACCCCACAGAAACATTTGGACCACTTGCTGATAAAACTTGTGTGAAACTTGAAACCGTACCAGTATCTTTTGAAGGGTCACTAg attcaCAGAACAAAATggcaatgaaaataaaaaaggaAGAATTAGATTGTGCTACTGCCTCCAAAGATAATTCCTCATCAAATAACACAGATTCCGATGGAAAACTATACAAATGTTCCAAATGTAGCTATACAAGTGCTGACAAACAAAATTTACGAACACATACGATGTCACACAGTAAAAAGCCCTATAAATGTGACCAATGTAGTTTTGCGTCTGTAGGAAGAAACAGCTTACTTGACCATATGATGACACACTGGTGA
- the LOC125230057 gene encoding uncharacterized protein LOC125230057 isoform X2, translating to MESTTLDAKEMCIKLEPYNDICGKKTAETIEDVCITAEHRQGMQVKTETNDSVSVKEEHHKQNLKMELSCSKVRDENSKDASGLYADHIVKDEHVLGPEIMERPMQGNTQKRNKVRSPIIIMNVSIVVSKQPESPL from the exons ATGGAGTCAACAACGCTAGATGCAAAGGAAATGTGTATAAAACTTGAACCCTACAACGATATTTGTGGGAAAAAAACAGCAGAAACTATCGAAGATGTATGTATAACAGCTGAGCATCGGCAGGGTATGCAAGTAAAAACCGAGACAAATGACAGTGTGAGTGTGAAAGAAGAACACCataaacaaaatttaaaaatggaattgTCTTGCTCAAAAGTTCGTGACGAGAATTCTAAGGATGCTTCTGGGCTGTATGCTGACCATATTGTAAAAGATGAGCATGTACTTGGCCCCGAGATAATGGAGAGGCCAATGCAAG GCAACACTCAGAAAAGGAACAAAGTGAGAAGCcctattataattatgaatGTGAGCATTGTAGTTTCAAAACAGCCAGAAAGTCCTCTCTAG
- the LOC125230058 gene encoding dnaJ homolog subfamily C member 28 isoform X2, whose translation MFKCIIFSERVGPITYKLGSTQNRTLTIVTDTQIEECYNILKIPVNSKQDLVRAAFLDLAKIYHPDSGSPQACIEKFVDIENAFRILTKHNTGKSSQEDVEQIVHDIRHTAPQHRQYLSFDGVGYGTPFQRQKQWAQARAQRAASNVMEHRVSKAVASENTLMKKGQGYGQKHDIKTKYGFDRLVEDLIQESMSKGEFEKLSGIGKPLKDQNTNPYVDFTTHKLNEVLINNGFVPEWITMNKEIDHDIEALKDEIRRDRSFLGPYPLSEHDQPKWDRICEANRELAKSINTKINTYNLIVPLINKQKFHVDFDKICEDVLVSGIHSVKQESKVKEKPVTVAASSDYDFIGVFFKAVGELFSFKSKKNLDS comes from the exons ATGTTCAAATGTATTATTTTCTCGGAAAGAGTTGGTCCCATAACTTATAAACTGGGATCAACGCAAAACAGAACTTTGACAATAGTGACTGACACACAAATCGAA GAATGCTACAACATTCTGAAAATTCCAGTTAATTCTAAACAGGACTTGGTTCGAGCAGCGTTTTTAGATTTGGCCAAAATTTACCACCCAGACTCTGGTTCACCACAAGCTTGTATTGAGAAATTTGTGGACATCGAAAATGCGTTCCGTATACTTACCAAGCACAACACGGGGAAGAGCAGCCAGGAAGATGTAGAGCAAATAGTTCATGACATTAGG CATACTGCACCACAGCACCGGCAGTACCTAAGCTTTGACGGTGTGGGCTACGGCACACCATTCCAGAGACAGAAGCAATGGGCTCAGGCTCGCGCTCAGCGTGCAGCCTCCAATGTGATGGAGCACCGGGTTTCTAAAGCTGTTGCTTCGGAAAACACACTCATGAAGAAGGGTcag GGCTATGGACAGAAGCACGACATTAAAACGAAGTACGGCTTCGACCGTCTAGTGGAGGACCTTATCCAAGAGTCAATGTCGAAAGGAGAGTTCGAGAAACTAAGCGGGATTGGCAAGCCTTTGAAGGACCAGAACACGAATCCTTACGTTGATTTTACTACGCACAAGTTAAATGAG GTGCTAATAAACAACGGTTTCGTCCCAGAATGGATAACGATGAACAAAGAAATAGACCACGACATAGAAGCCCTTAAGGACGAAATCAGACGCGATAGAAGTTTTCTCGGTCCTTACCCCCTCTCAGAGCACGACCAACCAAAATGGGACCGCATATGTGAAGCGAACCGCGAACTAGCCAAATCAATAAACACTAAAATTAATACGTACAACCTTATAGTTCCTTTGATAAATAAGCAGAAATTCCATGTAGATTTCGACAAGATATGTGAAGATGTTTTAGTAAGCGGGATACATTCCGTTAAACAAGAAAGTAAAGTGAAGGAAAAACCTGTCACTGTGGCTGCTAGTTCGGATTACGATTTTATTGGAGTATTTTTTAAAGCTGTAGGGGAATTATTTAGTTTCAAATCTAAGAAAAATTTAGATAGTTAA
- the LOC125230058 gene encoding dnaJ homolog subfamily C member 28 isoform X1: protein MFKCIIFSERVGPITYKLGSTQNRTLTIVTDTQIEECYNILKIPVNSKQDLVRAAFLDLAKIYHPDSGSPQACIEKFVDIENAFRILTKHNTGKSSQEDVEQIVHDIRHTAPQHRQYLSFDGVGYGTPFQRQKQWAQARAQRAASNVMEHRVSKAVASENTLMKKGQQGYGQKHDIKTKYGFDRLVEDLIQESMSKGEFEKLSGIGKPLKDQNTNPYVDFTTHKLNEVLINNGFVPEWITMNKEIDHDIEALKDEIRRDRSFLGPYPLSEHDQPKWDRICEANRELAKSINTKINTYNLIVPLINKQKFHVDFDKICEDVLVSGIHSVKQESKVKEKPVTVAASSDYDFIGVFFKAVGELFSFKSKKNLDS, encoded by the exons ATGTTCAAATGTATTATTTTCTCGGAAAGAGTTGGTCCCATAACTTATAAACTGGGATCAACGCAAAACAGAACTTTGACAATAGTGACTGACACACAAATCGAA GAATGCTACAACATTCTGAAAATTCCAGTTAATTCTAAACAGGACTTGGTTCGAGCAGCGTTTTTAGATTTGGCCAAAATTTACCACCCAGACTCTGGTTCACCACAAGCTTGTATTGAGAAATTTGTGGACATCGAAAATGCGTTCCGTATACTTACCAAGCACAACACGGGGAAGAGCAGCCAGGAAGATGTAGAGCAAATAGTTCATGACATTAGG CATACTGCACCACAGCACCGGCAGTACCTAAGCTTTGACGGTGTGGGCTACGGCACACCATTCCAGAGACAGAAGCAATGGGCTCAGGCTCGCGCTCAGCGTGCAGCCTCCAATGTGATGGAGCACCGGGTTTCTAAAGCTGTTGCTTCGGAAAACACACTCATGAAGAAGGGTcag CAGGGCTATGGACAGAAGCACGACATTAAAACGAAGTACGGCTTCGACCGTCTAGTGGAGGACCTTATCCAAGAGTCAATGTCGAAAGGAGAGTTCGAGAAACTAAGCGGGATTGGCAAGCCTTTGAAGGACCAGAACACGAATCCTTACGTTGATTTTACTACGCACAAGTTAAATGAG GTGCTAATAAACAACGGTTTCGTCCCAGAATGGATAACGATGAACAAAGAAATAGACCACGACATAGAAGCCCTTAAGGACGAAATCAGACGCGATAGAAGTTTTCTCGGTCCTTACCCCCTCTCAGAGCACGACCAACCAAAATGGGACCGCATATGTGAAGCGAACCGCGAACTAGCCAAATCAATAAACACTAAAATTAATACGTACAACCTTATAGTTCCTTTGATAAATAAGCAGAAATTCCATGTAGATTTCGACAAGATATGTGAAGATGTTTTAGTAAGCGGGATACATTCCGTTAAACAAGAAAGTAAAGTGAAGGAAAAACCTGTCACTGTGGCTGCTAGTTCGGATTACGATTTTATTGGAGTATTTTTTAAAGCTGTAGGGGAATTATTTAGTTTCAAATCTAAGAAAAATTTAGATAGTTAA